The Dasypus novemcinctus isolate mDasNov1 chromosome 22, mDasNov1.1.hap2, whole genome shotgun sequence genomic sequence CATCACGGTCTCTTCCCCAATGGGCATCCAGATAGCTCATGTGAAAATATGTGCAAAACCCTGCAGTGGCTCCTACTTCACTCAGAGTAAAAGCCCAAGTATTTAATTAGCTTACAAGGCCCTAGAGGAACAACCCACCTTCCCCTCCACCTACCTCCCACCTTCATCATTTCTTCCACCCTCCTCCCCTCAGTCCAGCTACAATGCCTCCTTGTTCCCATGGGCCTTTTGTATTCCGCCTTCCTTCCATTTGGAATAATTTCCCAACACTTTATCAGTAAAGCCTGACAGGGCCATACCCTCTATAAtacctcctccttccactccgcaTGCTCTTTCCTTACTCCGATTTCAAGTTTCCCCCTATAGATTACTTTCTGGTCACAGGAAGGAAAAACCGGATTTTTCAGTGGAATTACCACCTTAACCCAGTaacttcttttagtatcttgaatTTGGATCAGACATCATCCACTCTTGATGTCATTTTTGAACTGTTCTGACAAAAAAAATAGCTTGATTTCAATAAAGTCTAGAAATCACTTCGTTTACGAGACACACAAAGTAAAGACAACAAGTAACAATACCCCTTCAGAAACAAAGTTCAGAAGGGGGACAGACTATAAGGCAACTGTCCTGGCAAGTCTCTTGACACATCAATGTaaaaaaagaggggggagggggagacgaCAACGATGCCTCGGGGATGGGCGGGATTAAGAAAATCAAGACAGAACCAAAGGCATGATTGCATCCTTTTGAACAAACCAGCTATAAGACATCTGGAACAAACTGGGGACTTTTTATGTGGACCGAATATTAGATATTAAAGAACATGGTTTGATTTAGTTAGCTGTGATTATATGGGAGGTTCCCTATTAAATAATTACTTCATAATTTCGGGTGAAATATTGTGCTGCCAGACGCACTGCAAGAAATGCTGGGTCTGCTTAACAATTGCTAAAATTCAGGTGATGTTGACATTGCTTTTCATTAAACGCATTTCATTCTCATCATTCCTACCTACTTTTCTGCTTTAAAGTTTTCAAGCCGAAAAGCCAAACGCATTTAGGGTACACACTTAACACTTGCCAGCTCTCCCTGCATTTTAATTTCCCCCACGGCTTTTTGTGCAAAGCTTATACAGCAGGAAGGAGTGGCAGCGAACACCACCGCCTGGGGCCGAGCCCGGGGACTGCCCCGGGGAGGCCCGGGGAGGCCCGCGGCGCCCGCTCCCTTTGTTCTCCAGCTCCCTTTGTTCTCCAGCCGCGCCGCCGGCCGCCCGCCCTCGGGCTTTGTCTCCCGCTCCCCGCCATTTTGAGCACTGCAACCCTGGAAAGAGGGGGCGCATGGCCGGGGCAGCCTCCGCCAGGGGCACTTAAATCCGACTTCACCTTACTGGCTCACGGCCTCGAAAACACTTCAAAAGCAACAAAGTCCCCAAAGCAAAGGTGATAAAGCCAAGCCCCTCACTACCACCTGAGCGTTAACAACGAAAGGCTTGTTCACAGCAGGCCGCCACGGCAGGAATGGCGGTGGCGACAGGAGCCCTTACTCCAAGACCAGCTCCGAGACTTTTATTTACAACCAAAATGTTTAGCGCAAACCCAATCAACAGACCAGACCACTAtacaactgcaaggagaagcAGATGTGCGTTACGCTCTTTTACTCGAGATTGTGGGCGGCCCTGAAAAGGGCCTTTAGTTGGAATATATGGACACGGTAGAAAGAGCCAGCCTAGCCGCCGAAGCCATAGAGCGTGCGTCCCTGGCGCTTGAGCGCGTAGACCACGTCCATGGCCGTGACCGTCTTGCGCTTGGCGTGCTCGGTGTAGGTGACGGCGTCGCGGATGACGTTCTCCAGGAAGACCTTGAGCACCCCGCGGGTCTCCTCGTAGATGAGGCCGGAGATGCGCTTGACGCCGCCGCGCCGGGCCAGGCGGCGGATGGCGGGCTTGGTGATGCCCTGGATGTTGTCGCGCAGCACCTTGCGGTGGCGCTTGGCGCCGCCCTTGCCCAGGCCCTTCCCGCCCTTGCCGCGACCAGACATGGCCTCTCACACAACCGAGCGAACTTTGCAGAAATGCGACTAAGCGACCGGCAAATCGCTTATATTTGCAGGGAGCGGACCTCGTTGAGAACCGAAGGCGCGCGCGCGGGAACGTGCCTCCGACCCGCTGACCCCGCCCCTCGCCGCCCAGCGCGGTGACGTCATGGCGGCTCCGGCCCCGCCCCTTCCCGCcgcgccctccctccctccccggaAGCGTTCCCTGCGCTTCCTGGAGTTTCAGCCCCTTTCAAACGACAGGGTGAGACCGAGCGTAAGTGGACATTGCTCACTGGTAATCCGCTGGGGATGCCTTGGAACGACCGTGACGCCTCCCCTCGGTTGGGATGCGAAGGGACCGGCTCTGCTCCCGACttaaaattcctcccacatttccgCTCCCGGCGGCCAAGAGCGCAGTTATCAACTGCCGGCCTTAGCCCTTCTCCACCAAACCAAGGCGAATCTGACCAAAAGCGTTTTCTCCAGAGGCACTTAGTGAGTCCGTGGTGGAATTCTTGGCAGCGCGAAGGCCCGGGGCCCGAGCCTGGCTTGTTTGCTCTTTCCTAAGCACTGAAACATATCATTTTCAGGTAAATATCCAGCCATCCCGCACCTCTGCCCCCAGTAACTTACCAGTTTGTTAATGTTTACTTCTGTACTCCGGGATGTTGGTGGCAAAATCATATAATGGAGAATCGGCCATTTGTGCTAgccaaaacatggaaataaaCAGGCGAGCTTTCCCTGGTTTGCTTAGGTAGGGAATGAGTCAATCGTCATTAGGGAGAATTAAAGAGTCTTACAGCCGAGAAGCAGAGTGGCGCAGCGGAAGCGTGCTGGGCCCATAACCCAGAGGTCGATGGATCGAAACCATCCTCTGCTAGcagctttttttccctctggatACGATTGTGTAGTTTAGCCTCACAGTAAcattaaagaacaaaatggagCCAGATGCCAAAGAAATGTATTTGGAATTgacataatatcttcaaaataatttgaaagtgtTTACTGTCCAAGTATACAGAACATCTCTCACAGGAGCACAGTTCCCATTAGTGACTAATATGTACTCATAAAAACCAGATTTCTTCTGATTGCCAAGGCAACTGTTGCCAACTACTTATCATGCCACTTCTTCGTTGCACTATGAGGCCGGGAAAATGCTAAAACGGGTTGGGAGCTGGGGTCTGgaattttgtttccttctttacaTAATTCCCAAAGCACTACTTGTTAGATAGTAGTGGCCAAGTGCTAAAAGcaataaaattcatttaactCTCCCCACCTAGAATCTTTGCAAGTACAAGTCCTTGAGATTAAATAAGTAACAGCTTTGAGAATGAGTACAGGGTTTAGTGGCCATGACTGAACTCTGACCTGATAAAACCACTTCTGCAGGAGCTACTGGTAAAGGTGCCCTCTACTCTCCCTCACATTCTCTAACAGAGATATTCTCTGTGCTAAGTTGGTAAAGCATATGTGTTGAAtggtttctatttctttctctcagaAATGATTTCTtgttcaaatgtttattgagtattATGTACCAGACATTAGGCTAGGcactaaagaggaaaaaaaaaaaaagttttaagtagCCCACAGTCTAGACATGcttttaaacaagaaaatatgtaTAGTGCAAGaagatatttctttaaattgattatacAATTAGAGCAGTGGtaacaaaggaaaatgatagCTGGCCCCAGGAGCCTCACAACCACCCACTTTTTAATGATTTACTGGAAGGACTTACATGATTCAACACATTCATAGTTAAGATTTATTACAGCAAACGATACACAGGCAAAGGCCAGAGATGACTTTCTTGTCCTCCATATTTGGGAATGACAGGGATGCATCCTTCTCTCCAGCTGTGAATTGCAGGCATGTCTGGGAGATGCCCTCACCCAGCAAAGGCTCCTTGAGTCTTGGAGTCCCAGGTTCTTAAAGGGAGCTGGTTCCATACCTGCCCTGTGAAGAGCCGTGGGCTGGACCTGGTGATGGTTTAGTTCACGTGTCAGCCTGGCTGGGTTATTATCTCCAGGTTGTTCATCGAGCACTGGTCTGCTTGTTAATGTGTGGCCTGCTTTTTAATGTGAGGGTATTACAAGATGAGATTTACAGctataatcagttgattgtaTTTACAGTCAATAAAGGAGATTAACGTGAGAAACCTGGAGAGAATCCTCATCCAATCCGCTGGacgtcttaaaagccagaactgcaCTTTTCTGAGGTCAGAAGAATTCAAACTCAACTGTGACATTGTTTCTTGCTGGGATTTCCAGGCAGGTAGATTCACCTGAGAGATGTCAACTCAGCATTATATTTATGGGAGTTTCCAGCTGGGGGCCTGCCCTACTGAGTCCAGACTTGCCAGCCTCACCCCCAAGCCAGATGCTAGTTGCACATCAGAAATCCTCATGTTTACTTTACACATGGTGACACCCTGGTTCAGCTTGACCCACTGGTCCAGGTGTAGAGCATAATGTCATTACCCAGGAACTATGTCAACAATCCAGTACTTTCATTTTCAGAGTTTGACCGGGAGTCATCACCGTGGCTACAGAGCTAAGTGAAAACTCAGTGAACTTCTTAGCAATAACCAAAGATTTAACAGGGAATTAAGGAAAGGTGGCAGGTTTCTGAGCCAAAACTTAAAGGAACAAGAACTTGCCAGGTGAATAAGAAGAGCATTTGAGGCAGAAGAAACAAATAAAGGAGGTACAATGTCTAGGGATTTCTAGAACACTATTAATAATTCAGTGTGCTGGAGTGTGGGGGTAAAGGGAAGTTCTGGGAAGGGGGGAtttggagagaaaagaaaagcaactggAGTTGTCTCAAAACAGGGAAAAGGCAGATCATAACGAGCATGAGTACTAAATGCAAAcagatttcaattttattttctgatggaGAGTGGGTAA encodes the following:
- the LOC101441470 gene encoding histone H4 — translated: MSGRGKGGKGLGKGGAKRHRKVLRDNIQGITKPAIRRLARRGGVKRISGLIYEETRGVLKVFLENVIRDAVTYTEHAKRKTVTAMDVVYALKRQGRTLYGFGG